Genomic window (Sulfurovum sp. NBC37-1):
TTTTGATGACAATGGTGGAGATAGTTTAAACTATGAGCCAAGCCATTATACTGTACCGACTGAGTCACCAGAACTTTCTGAACCACCATTGAAAATAAACGGAGATGCAGACCGTTACGCTTATGACAGTGATGAGAACAGTGACTTTGTGCAAGCGGGGAATCTTTATAGACTGTTGAGTAAAAGTGAGCAAAATGATCTGGTTACCAATATTGTGGGGTCACTTAGTAATGCTACATCAGAGATCCAAGCCTTGCAAATATCTCATTTTAAGAAGGCTGATCTAGGATATGGCGGAACTATAGAAAAGCAATTAAGGAGAAACAAATGAAAGAGAAAAGCATAGACCTGCTCAACAACGCTATAGGAGATGAACTGGCAGCAATCAACCAGTATATGTATTTTCACTTTCACTGTGACGATCAAGGATACGACCTTCTGGGTGCACTTTTCAAAAAAACAGCCATCGAAGAGATGCGTCACGTAGAGAGCATTGCTGACAGAATCCTCTTTTTGAAAGGTGATATCGTTATGGAGCCGTCACAAAAAGTCCATTATATATCTGATATTAAAGAGATGCTGGCCTTTGCCGCAGGAGAAGAAGAGAATGCGATCAGGATGTATAATGATTTTGCAAATCAGTGTGCCCAAAACCTCGATAGTGTCACCAAACGGCTTTTTGAGGATATCGTTATAGATGAAGAGCGTCACTTTGAGCAGTTTGATAGCGAGATCGATAATCTTGACAGATTCGGAGACCGCTACCTGGCGCTTCAGTCGATCGAAAGAAGCAAAACGCGTTCAGCCATGCCGTAACACGGATGAACAGGAGCCGGGAATTCACTCCCGGCAATAAAATTACCGTTTAAACACATTCCCCAGCATCCCTTTGATGGCACCCTGCAGGTCTGCAGGGTAGATGACGAATTTGGAGTTCTGGCTTTTTGAGATCTGCTCAAGCGAATTGATGTAACGGTCTCCCAAAAGGAACATGGCCGGCAGCTCTTTGTCCTGGATGTTGTCGGAGATCAGGCGGATCGCTTCGGCGGATGCGTTGGCAAGTGCGACCTGCGCTTCCGCTTCTCTTTTGGCTGCTTCAAGTTTTCCGTCCGCTTCGAGAATAGCAGCGTTCTTGTTACCTTCTGCCGTGGTTTCGATGGCACGTCTTTCTCTTTCCGCGGCTGCCTGTCTCTCCATGGAGTCCTGCATGGAAGCCGAAGGAGAGATGTCCTGTATTTCTACCGATTTGACGGTGACACCCCAGTCAGCGACATCATCGATGATCTGGTCTTTGAGTTTGGTCTTGATGTGTTCACGGTTTGAAAGGGCTTCATCAAGCGACATTTCACCGAGGATGGAACGTAGGGTGGTCATAACGAGCTGCTGTATGGCCAGATAGAAATCCTCCACACCGTAAATGGCATCCTGCGGACGTGTGACACGTATGAATGTGACGGCATTGGTCAGAATGACAGCATTGTCTCTGGTAATGACCTCCTGCTGCGGGATGTCAAGAATGATATCTCTGGTGGAGACCTTTTGGCGTACCGCATCGAGATAGGGGATGATGATGTTGAGGCCCGGCTTGAGTGTCCGGCTGAACTTCCCCAGTCTCTCTACGACCCATTCTTCGCCCTGCGGAACGATATTGATCCCTTTGTAGATAGTGATGATGACCCCTGCGGCCAACAATAACATTATGACAAGTGTTTCCTGCATTTTCTCTTCCTTTTTAATTGATGATGATTATTCTGAAACTGGCACTACTTTGATGAGCTGCCCGTTCACTGCTTCTATCTTTACACGTTCACCCACATCCAGTGTCTGGTTTGCTGAGGCGTGCCAGACAGTATTGCCCAGCACGGGTTCGTCAAATCTTATTTTGCCTCTTCCATGCTGCTCGATCCTTTTGGTGACAGTTCCCAGTGTGTCAAGTCCCTGGTCGGACTGTCCTGTGTTGGAAACGGTAGGCTGCTTTTTGAAATATTTGAACAAAAAAGCGATGATGGCTACGGAGAGTATGAGCCAGAGTGTGACCTGTACCAGAAAGTTCATGCTGACCACAAGGTCCAGCAGGCCGACAATGATCGCTGCCACACCGAAGCCAAGTGTGATGAAAGTACCCGTCCCCATCTCTATAATAATGAAAAGTATACCCAGGATGATCCAGTGCCACCAGGTGATATACTGCGTTAAAAATTCGATCAAAGAATCTCCTTAAATCTGTATTAAGAAAAATTATAGCATAAATTATTTTTACGTTGATAAGACCGATAAAATCAAGACAATAAGTATTATTTGGGTATAATCGCGAAAATTTTACTCTATCAAGGATAATTATGTCAACTTTAAACGTATATTATGACAAAGATTGTGATATCAATATCATCAAATCAAAAACAGTAGCAATGATCGGTTTCGGATCTCAGGGACATGCACACGCAGAGAACCTCAGAGACTCCGGTGTAAATGTAGTCGTCGGTCTCAGAGAGGGCGGTTCTTCCTGGAAAAAAGCTGAGGCTAAAGGTTTTGAAACATTGACAGTTGCCGAAGCAACAGCAAAAGCGGATGTAGTTATGATCCTTCTTCCTGATGAAAACCAGGCTGAGATCTATGAAAACGAGATCGCTCCAAATTTGAAGTCCGGTGCAACGATCGCATTCGGTCACGGTTTCAACATCCATTATGGACGTATCAAGCCGGCAGCAGATATCAACGTTACTATGGTCGCACCAAAGGCGCCTGGTCATACTGTACGTTCTGAGTTCGTAAGAGGCGGTGGTATTCCTGACCTTATCGCGGTGGGTCAAAACCCAAGCGGTACAACCAAAGAGTTGGCACTTTCTTATGCATCGGCTATCGGCGGCGGTAGAACAGCAATCATCGAGACAACTTTCAAAGATGAGACTGAAACGGATCTTTTCGGTGAGCAGGCAGTTCTCTGCGGTGGTACTGCGGCATTGGTACAGGCTGGTTTTGAAACATTGACTGAAGCAGGTTACGCACCTGAATTGGCATACTTCGAGTGTCTTCACGAGCTCAAGCTCATCGTTGACCTTATGTTCGAGGGCGGTATCGCAGATATGAGATACTCCATCTCCAACACAGCTGAGTATGGTGATTATGTTTCCGGTAAACGTGTCATCAACGAAGAGTCCAAAAAAGCGATGAAAGAGATCCTCAAAGAGATCCAGGACGGTAGATTTGCCAAGGACTTCATCCTTGAAGGCCAGGCGGGATACCCAAGAATGAACGCTGAAAGAAACAATGACAAAGAGATGTTGATCACGAAGACAG
Coding sequences:
- a CDS encoding NfeD family protein is translated as MIEFLTQYITWWHWIILGILFIIIEMGTGTFITLGFGVAAIIVGLLDLVVSMNFLVQVTLWLILSVAIIAFLFKYFKKQPTVSNTGQSDQGLDTLGTVTKRIEQHGRGKIRFDEPVLGNTVWHASANQTLDVGERVKIEAVNGQLIKVVPVSE
- a CDS encoding bacterioferritin encodes the protein MKEKSIDLLNNAIGDELAAINQYMYFHFHCDDQGYDLLGALFKKTAIEEMRHVESIADRILFLKGDIVMEPSQKVHYISDIKEMLAFAAGEEENAIRMYNDFANQCAQNLDSVTKRLFEDIVIDEERHFEQFDSEIDNLDRFGDRYLALQSIERSKTRSAMP
- the ilvC gene encoding ketol-acid reductoisomerase, with the protein product MSTLNVYYDKDCDINIIKSKTVAMIGFGSQGHAHAENLRDSGVNVVVGLREGGSSWKKAEAKGFETLTVAEATAKADVVMILLPDENQAEIYENEIAPNLKSGATIAFGHGFNIHYGRIKPAADINVTMVAPKAPGHTVRSEFVRGGGIPDLIAVGQNPSGTTKELALSYASAIGGGRTAIIETTFKDETETDLFGEQAVLCGGTAALVQAGFETLTEAGYAPELAYFECLHELKLIVDLMFEGGIADMRYSISNTAEYGDYVSGKRVINEESKKAMKEILKEIQDGRFAKDFILEGQAGYPRMNAERNNDKEMLITKTGNKLRAMMPWISANKIVDQETN
- a CDS encoding SPFH domain-containing protein is translated as MQETLVIMLLLAAGVIITIYKGINIVPQGEEWVVERLGKFSRTLKPGLNIIIPYLDAVRQKVSTRDIILDIPQQEVITRDNAVILTNAVTFIRVTRPQDAIYGVEDFYLAIQQLVMTTLRSILGEMSLDEALSNREHIKTKLKDQIIDDVADWGVTVKSVEIQDISPSASMQDSMERQAAAERERRAIETTAEGNKNAAILEADGKLEAAKREAEAQVALANASAEAIRLISDNIQDKELPAMFLLGDRYINSLEQISKSQNSKFVIYPADLQGAIKGMLGNVFKR